GATCCAATCGTAACTAGAATGGAACCCGCTTTTGCTTTTTCTATTGCTTCTTTTGCATCATGGGCAATGACAACTTTTCCAAAAGCTGTCTTACGGCCGATTCCTTGTGCTTTAATAATCACGTCACCAACTACATGAATCTTCATTAAATTGGTTGAACCTGCTTCGCCTACAGGGACACCTGCTGTAATGACAACCAAATCACCATGTTTCACAATTCCGCTATTTAGGCTCTCTTCTACTGCGATATCAAGCATTTCATCAGTTGTTTTTGCTACTTGACCAAGCTGCGGATAAACACCCCACACAAGAGATAAACGGCGGCAGACAGAGTCATTTGAAGTAACGGCAACGATATTTGCCTTTGGACGGTACTTAGAAATCATCCGGGCAGTATGACCGCTTTCAGTAGGAGTAATAATTGATTTGACTTCTAAATTTAATGCTGTATGGGCAACAGATTGTCCAATTGCATCCGTTAAATTATGTTCTGTATCTTTGCTGCGGTTTGATAAAATTTCTTTATGATCCAGCGCTTGCTCGGCTCTTAAAGCAATATTATGCATGGTTTGAACTGCCTCTACCGGATAAAGTCCAGCAGCTGTTTCACCAGAAAGCATGATGGCATCCGTTCCATCAAAAATCGCATTAGCAACATCACTTGCTTCCGCACGAGTTGGACGAGGGTTTCTCTGCATGGAATCCAACATTTGTGTTGCGGTGATAACCGGTTTTCCATTTGCATTACATTTTTTAATCAGCATTTTTTGAACAAGTGGTACTTCCTCTGCAGGAATTTCCACTCCAAGATCTCCGCGCGCTACCATTAAACCGTCTGAAACTTCAAGGATTTCATCAATGTTGTCAACGCCCTCTTGATTTTCAATTTTAGGTATAATGTGGATATGTGTAGCATTATTTTCTTCTAATAGCTGATGGATTTCTAGAACATCCTTGGCACGGCGGACAAATGATGCTGCGATAAAATCAATCCCCTGCTCAATTCCAAAAAGAATGTCCTTCTTATCTTTCTCAGTAATCCCAGGTAAATTTACCGATACACCTGGAACATTAACGCCTTTTTTATTCTTTAAAGTACCACTGTTTAAAATTTTGGTTTGAATTTCATTTGCTGTTTTGTCTACACTTAAAACTTCAAGACCAATTAAACCGTCATCCAAAAGAATTTTTGATCCTACATGGACATCTTCCATTAAACCAGGATATGTAATTGAGAATTTCTCAGGAGTTCCTTCTACTTCCACCATAGAAATTATAACGTTTTCTCCAGCTGTTAGCTCAATTGCTCCATTTTGCATGTTATGTGTCCGAATTTCAGGGCCTTTAGTATCAAGTAAAATGGCAACTGTTTTTCCTGTTCTTTCTGATGCTTCACGAATATTTTTGATCCGTATGCCATGTTCTTCATAATCACCATGGGAGAAATTTAAGCGAGCAACATTCATTCCTGAATTAATGAGTTGTGTTAATTTCTCTACGCTTTCACTTGCAGGTCCAATCGTACAAACGATTTTTGTTTTGCGCAGCATTGTTTTGCCTCCCTATTTGAAATGCGGCAAGCGCCTAAATCAGGCGCATCCGCAATCATCTTTCTTATTGTTAAGTATTAAATGGATAATTCTTTTGATAATTTAAATAGATTTAAATCAAGCTTATGTTTTCTCTCAAGAGCTTCAATGATGTCATAATCAACTAGCTGATTATCTTCAATCCCTACTGCACGGCCGCCCTTTCCTTCAATTAGAAGTTCTACTGCACGTGCGCCCAATCTGCTGGCAAGCACACGGTCTGCTGCAGTTGGTGATCCTCCCCGTTGGATATGGCCTAAAACCGATACTCTTGTGTCAAGTTGTGTAAGGTCTTGAAGCTGTTTAGCAAATTCAACACCACTGCAGACACCTTCAGCAACAATAATGATACTGTGCTTTTTACCACGTTCTTGACCTTTTCGAAGTCTTTCGGCAATGTCATTCATATCATAGTTTTCTTCAGGTATTAAGATCGTTTCCGCTCCACCAGCAAGTCCTGCCCATAAAGCAATGTCACCGGCATCCCGGCCCATAACTTCAATTACAAAGGTTCTTTCATGAGATGTCGCTGTATCCCGAATTTTATCAATTGCATCAATAACTGTATTTAATGCAGTATCAAATCCAATTGTTAGTTCGGTACCTGGAATATCGTTATCAATTGTTCCTGGAACACCTACACATGGATAGCCTTGCTCAGTCAAAGCTTTTGCTCCCCTGTAGGAACCGTCCCCGCCAATTACAACAAGTCCTTCAATTCCATGTGCTTTAAGCTGCTCAATTCCTTTTTGCTGTACTTCTTTCATTTTAAATTCAGGACAGCGGGCAGAATGAAGCATTGTGCCTCCGCGATGAATAATATCACCAACTGATCCTAATTCTAACTGTTTAATATTTCCACAAATTAAACCTGAATATCCTCCATAAATTCCGTAGACTTCAATATCATGATAAATAGCCTTGCGGACAACGGCACGAATAGCCGGATTCATTCCTGGGGAATCACCACCACTTGTAAGTACCCCAATTTTTTTCATGACAATCACCTCAAAATTAGATTGGTAATTTATGTAAGAAGAGTCATAGAAGGCTATTAAAAGTATAACAAATTATTCTTTTTTTACCCTTCTTCTATTATTAACATAAAACCCTTGAATATTAATAAAATAACACGAAGAAATGCCCATAACAACCGTCTCACATATGGTTTTCAAATAGACAGAATTATTAATTAAATGGAAACGTTTTATTAATTGATGTAAGCGTCATCATCTACTTTTTGTTGAACATTCCTTGAATTTTGTATGAAATCACGAAGGTGGTAATTTTTGTAAAAATGATTCATATAACAAAAACGTGCCCTATTGGCACGTTTATTGTACACCGATAAAATCCTTAACAAAATCAAATTCACCGATTTGTCTGAAACGATTGTAACGATCATCCATAAGCTCTTCTTCACTAAGTTTAAGAAGTTCCTGCAAAGAAGATACAAGGAATTTTTCAATTTCTTCAGCTTGCTTCTTAATATCTTTATGAGCTCCACCTTTTACTTCAGGAATGATATCATCGATGATCCCTAATTCTTTTAAATCGGGTGCAGTAATTTTCATGGATTCGGCTGCATTCTTAGCCAATCCGGAATCCTTCCAAAGAATCGCTGCTGCTCCTTCTGGAGAGATAACGGAGTATGTTGAGTTTTCCAGCATATAAATCCGGTTACCTACACCTAATCCAAGTGCACCACCGCTGCCTCCTTCGCCAATAACGATGCAGACAACCGGTACTCTCAAGCCAGCCATTTCAAACAGATTACGGGCGATTGCCTCACTTTGTCCCCGCTCTTCTGCTGCCTTTCCTGGATAAGCACCTTTTGTATCAATAAAACAAATAATCGGACGACCAAATTTATCAGCCTGCTTCATTAACCTTAAAGCCTTGCGATATCCTTCAGGATGCGGCATGCCAAAGTTGCGTCGGATATTTTCCTTTGTATCTTTCCCTCTTTGGTGGCCAATAACGGTTACTGGCAAGCCTTTAAATTTTGCGATTCCGCCTACTATTGCTTCATCGTCGCCGAAATTGCGATCGCCATGACATTCAAAAAAATCATCGAACAAATTGGAAATGTAATCAAGTGTTGTCGGCCGATTCGCCAAACGAGCAATTTGGACCCGGTCCCATGGTTTCATATTTTCATATATATCGTTTTCCAGTTTTGCAAGCCGTGCTTCCAATTTGTTGATTTCGGAACTTAAATCAACATCCGTGCTTTGTGTAAACTCTTTCAATTCTGCAATCTTCTTACGTAGCTCAACTAGCGGGCGCTCAAATTCCAATTCTCCTACCACGTTAATTCACCCCCAGGCTGATGGATTTCCAAAATGTTTGTGATCTTTTCGACCAATTCTGTTCGGGTAATTATGGCATCCAATTGGCCATGCTTTAATAGAAATTCCGATGTTTGGAAGTCCTCCGGCAGTTGTTCGCGGATAGACTGTTCGATTACTCGACGTCCGGCAAATCCGATTAATGCGCCTGGTTCTGCCAAGTTATAATCTCCCAATGAGGCAAAGCTGGCCGATACGCCTCCTGTTGTGGGATGGGTCATAATCGAAATAATTAAACCGCCATTATCGCTAAATTTCTTGAGCGCCACACTCGTTTTTGCCATTTGCATTAAACTTAAGGCGCCTTCCTGCATCCGAGCTCCACCTGAAGCAGTGAATATAATAAATGGAACAGACAATTCATCTGCTTTCTCAATTGCACGAGTTATTTTTTCGCCAACGACGGAACCCATACTGCCCATCCGGAAAGTAGAGTCCATAATAGCAACAACGATTTTGTGGCTATTTACCTCGCCAATTCCTGTAACAATGGCTTCATTTAATTTGCTTTTTTGCCGATCCTTTTCAAGCTTCTCCAAATAATCCGGAAAGTTTAAAGGGTTTTTCGAAATCATGCTTTCATTGATTTCTTCAAAGCTCCCTTCATCAATAAAACTGTCAATCCGCTCTTTGGAGTTCATAGGAAAATGATATCCACAATGTAAACATACTTTTACATTTTTTAATAACTCTTTGGAATACAATATTTTCTTACACGAAGGACACTTCGTCATGATTCCTTCCGGAACATCACTTTTCGTCGCTTCCTTCGGAATGGTCGCATATTTTTTCTTTTTGGTATTCGGTTTAGTAAATAAATCTTTAAGTGCCAAAAAATAAACCTCCTTTTGTGACATTCCTTACAGTTGGCAAATTTCCTGTACTTTTCTCTATTCAGAAGTCTTTCTATCTTTGTTGAACTTCATACCTATAATCGTTTTTAGTGGTCAGACCACTAAAAATTAAAAAATCCCCAAATGTAACAGAGGCTTGTTCAAATTCCAATATAAAGGATTGTGAATTTAAAATCTGTTAGATTTTGTCGAAAAAAAAGACAAATTTCGCATCTTTTGATAAGCGGCAATTGCTTTTGTTTCGTCTCTTTCTGCTAATGCCTTTAGTATTGGCATATAATCTTCTCGTTTGACTTCAACACGCTGTTCTTCCATAGAATAGCAGTAATCCTTTAAAATTGACCAAATTCTAAAAAAAAGATGGTTCTCTGCCAATTCCATTAGCCGTATAAAAAATTCATCATCCAGGAAGTGTTCACTATGATTAAACCATTCCATCAATTCTTCGATATTTCCTTTTTTCATTCGTTGAACAGCTAGTCTCAAACAATCCATTTCAATTAAGTTTTTTGTTTCAAATACATCCTTTTTTGCTTTTTCATCCTGCAAAATAAATGTACTGAGCAGCTGAACAAGCTGGTTCCCTTGAAAGTCTCGGATATATGTACCTTCGCCCCTGCGAGTTTCAATTAACCCAAGTAATTCCAACGCCCTTAGTGCTTCTCTAACGGAAGAGCGCCCGACATTCAGGCGCTCACATAGTTCCCGTTCTGAAGGTATTTTATCACCGGATTTAAGGCCATCATTTGCAATCATTTCTCGTAATTGCTTAACAATCCCTAAATATACTTTTGTAGTTGTCACTTATGTTTCACTCACTTTTTCCAATAAGAGCGAGCCTTTTTGTTTTTTCCTTAATTTCCTCAGGATCTACCTTTATACGTGCAACACCTGTTTCCATTGCAGCTTTAGCCACTGCTGCAGCAACACTAGGAGCGACTCTTGAATCAAATGGTCCCGGAATTACATAATCCGCACTTAACTCATCTTCGTTTATTAAATTAGCAATTGCCTCAACAGCAGCTATTTTCATTTTTTCATTTATATGGGTAGCACGAACATCCAGTGCACCACGGAAAATTCCCGGAAAGGCAAGAACATTGTTCACTTGGTTTGGAAAATCAGATCTGCCGGTACCAACGACTTTTGCGCCTGCTTCTTTTGCTTCTTCAGGCATTATTTCTGGTACTGGATTCGCCATTGCAAAGATAATTGGATCTGGATTCATGGAGGAAACCATTTCTTTTGTTAATGCTCCAGCAACAGAAACACCAATAAATACATCTGCACCTTTTATGACATCGGCAAGACTGCCTGTTTTATTATCTCGATTGGTATATTTAGCAACTTCAGCCTTAACAGAATTCATTCCAACAGGGCGGCCTTCATAAATAGCACCCTTTGTATCACACATAATAATATCTCTGACACCATAGCTATATAATAATTTGATAATGGCAATTCCAGCTGCTCCTGCACCATTTGCCACAACTTTAATTTCCTGCATTTTCTTTCCAGTTAGTTTGAGCGCATTTACCAAACCAGCAACCGTCACAATGGCAGTTCCATGCTGATCATCATGGAATACTGGAATATTTGCTTCCTTTTTCAATCTTTCTTCAATCACAAAACAATTGGGAGCGGCAATATCTTCAAGATTAACCCCACCAAATGTAGGTTCCAGCAGTTTAACTGTTTCTACAATTTTATCAACATCTGTTGTACTTAAACAAATAGGAAAGGCATCAACGCCTGCAAAACTTTTAAAGAGGAGCGCTTTTCCTTCCATTACTGGAAGAGCCGCTTCTGGTCCGATATTCCCTAAACCAAGTACTGCTGTGCCATCAGAAACAACAGCCACCATGTTCCCCTTCATCGTATAATCATATACTGTTTCCGGTTTATCATAAATTTCTTTACATGGTTCTGCAACACCCGGTGAATATGCTAAGCTGAGATCATGGGCATTTCGGACTGGAACTTTCGATTTTGACTCTAACTTCCCTTTATTAATTCGATGCATATGTAATGCTTCTTCCCGTAAAGTCAAGAAATGTCACCCCTTGATTTGAATATAAACATTAACGTTTAAAAAGGCCTGTGATGGTGGTCTGACCACATACCCGTCTCTTTATCACTATAACATATCTTTGAAAGTTGTAAAGAATTATTCTTTTAGCACAACATTGCTTGGCCCAAGGAAATCTCGTAACTGTTCCAATAATTCAGGCATAGGATGAATGTATTGCTCTGCCCCTAATTTGATGGTTTTCCTGGTAGATTCATAATGCAATACAACAGCTGCTCTGCCCTTATGTTTTCTTAATAATCGATTGATGTGCTGCAATGCATTCTCATCTTGTTTATCTGAAGGAATTCTTAAATATAATACTGGCGGTTGGGATAATTTCGTTTTTAACCAGTCATCCATCTCAGATACTTGTTGGATGATAAATTGCAGATTACCTTCCCGTTCTTCTATTTTTCCTTCGAGCAGTGCAAACTTCCCTTGCTGCAGGAACACCGAATATTTTCTGTAAACATTCGGGAACGCGACGGCTTCCATCTCCCCGCTCGAATCACTGATGGTAAGAAAGGCCATTGATTCACCTTTTTTCGTCCGGATCGCCTTCAGCGCGGCTACATAAACCCCTGTGGATACTCTTTCTCCATCAGCGTTTAATTGAAATAATACTTGAGCACCGGAACGTTTTAAGTCCTTTTCATAAATAGAAATCGGATGATCTGAAAGATATATTCCAAGTGCCTCTTTCTCAAAATGAAGCTTATTTTCTTGACTGATCAGGTCAACGGTGACATATTTCGGTTTAGGAATCAAATCTTCCTCAAACAAATCAATTTGATTTCCATCCTCCGGTTTAAAAATTTGTGCGTGTTCAATTGCGACATCTAAGCTTGCCAAAAGGGTTGCGCGATCTTCTCCAAATTCATCAAAGCTCCCTGAATGAACAAGGTACTCAAGTGTTTTTCTATTTATAGCTTTTGATGAAACACGTATGCAAAAATCAAACAGATCTGTAAATTTTCTTGTTTTTCTTGCTTGAATAATTTCCTTTAGCGCTTGTGCACCTACACTTCGAATCGCTGCCAAACTGTAGCGGATCCCTTCTTTTTCAACTTCAAAAGCATAACTGCTTTGATTAACGGAAGGGGGTAGAATGGTTATTTCTTTTTGTTTTGCCTCCATAATATATTGAGAAATCTTTTGTTCATTACCAATGGCAGAAGTAAGTAATCCCGCCATAAAATAAAGCGGAAAATTAGCCTTTAAATAGGCAAGCTGATAGGCAATCATACTGTATGCGACAGCATGGCTTCTGTTAAAGCCATAATTGGCAAATCGGACAATTAAATCATAGATTTCATTTGCAAGTGTAGTGGTATATCCTTTATGAAGTGCTCCTTTGACAAAGTGCTCCCGTTCTTTATCAAGGACCTCCTTTTGTTTCTTCCCAACTGCCCTTCTTAAGAGATCTGCTTCCCCCAAAGAAAACCCCGCCATTTTAGACGCTATTTGCATGATTTGCTCCTGATAGACAATTACGCCGTAGGAATTCTCCAAGATGGGCTTAAGATCTGGATGCGGATATTCTATTTTCTTGCGGCCATGTTTCCTGTCAATAAATAAAGGGATATTCTCCATTGGCCCTGGGCGATACAGGGCATTTACTGCCACAATATCCTCAAATCTTGAAGGCTTCAGTTTAATTAAAACCTTCCTCATTCCTTCTGATTCAAGTTGAAAAATTCCGGAAGTCTCCCCCCGCACTAATAGGTCGAATGTTTTTTCATCATCAAGCGGGATATTCGCAATATCCAGTCTTTTTCCTGTTTTCCGATATATAGAGGAAATGATGGATTCTAGAAGTGATAAATTTCTTAAACCAAGAAAATCCATTTTGAGCAGCCCTAATTCTTCCAGATACTCCATAGAATACTGCGTTAAATAGACATGATTTGATCCTTGTTGAATCGGGACTAATTCTATTAACGGCTTTTCACTTATAACCACACCTGCAGCATGGGTGGATGTGTGGCGTGGAAGTCCCTCCAGCTTTAACGCGGTCTCAAAAAGCCTTCTGTTGAACGGAGATTCCTGAATAAAACTTTTAAGCCCTTCGGATTCCCTTGCTGCATCCTTCAGACTGATCCCAAGGCGTGACGGGACAAGCTTTGACAATTGCTCAAGTTCTTTTGTATTTAACCCAAATACTCTTCCTACATCCCTTAAAGCAGCCTTGGAAGCAAGGGTGCCAAAAGTAATAATTTGAGCAACGTGAAGCGGTCCATATTTATTTACGACGTATTCAATCACCTCATCCCTTCTGAAATCTGGAAAATCGATATCAATATCCGGCATGGATATACGCTCAGGGTTTAAAAACCGCTCGAATAGCAAGTGATGTTCTAGCGGATCCACATCGGTTATATAAAGAACATAAGCAACCAGCGATCCGGCAGCTGACCCCCTGCCCGGTCCAGTCAAAATTCCTCTTGAACGTGCATATCTCATAAAATCCCATACTATTAAAAAGTAATTGCTGAATTTCATTCGCTTTATGACGTCCAATTCATAAGACAATCGTTCCAAGTATTCATTTGAAGGTGAAGGAAAGCGCTCCTTAAGCCCTTTATGACACATCATTTCAAGATACTCATCCGCTGGCATCCCGTTCTCTGTTGGATAAGAAGGTAAATACGTTTTATTTAATTCAATATTGACATGACAGCGATCAGCGATCAAAAGTGTATTTTCCAACGCTTCCGGTAATTCAGAAAAAAGACCAACCATTTCAGCTGTTGTTTTCAAATAAAATTGATCGCTTCCCAATTTCTTACGGTTCTCATCCTGAAGCTTATCCCCATTTTTTATCGCTAACAAACATTCTTGTGAAAAACTGTCTTCCTCTTCAAGATAGCAGACATGATTTGTAGCGACGAGCGGGATCCCCATCTCTTTGGAAAGCAGATATAGCTGTTTGTATAGATTTTTTTCCTGTTCCAACTGATGGTTTTGCAGCGACATGAAAAGTCTGTTGCTGCCGAATATGGCAGTATATTTATGAAGGATTTCTCTTGCTTCATCCATTTTTCCAGCCAGAATGGCTTGTTCAATTTCCCCGTCAATACCTGGTGTTATGGCAATAAGCCCTTCCGAATAGCTTTTTAACCATTTGAGCGGAAGCCCATTATCTGCCTTTGTTTGCACTGCACTTGATATTTTTAACAGATTATTAAATCCCTGATTATTCTCAGCAAGCAGCACTAGAGGGTATGATCCATTATCGTCAAGCGCACCAGCGATATCTACTGTTAGACCCATGATTGGTTTGATCTGATGGTTTCTGCAAAGCTTATAAAATTCAATAGCTCCGTACATAACATTTCGGTCGGTCAGCGCCAGTGCCCGGAAACCTTTTTTTCCGGCATCTTGTACTAAGTCCTGCACTGAAGCCGTACTCGTTAATAAACTATAGGCACTATATACCTGTAGGTGAATAAAAGACATAACCGTCACACCTTTAATTGTTAATTCATTAATATTATAGAACGACTAAGCAAAAAAAGAAAATACGTTCTGTTTTTTCACTCGAAATCATATTTAGCTTTACTTGTCCATATACATGATAGTAAAGGCAATTGATGTATAAGGGCGGTTGAAGGAATGAAAGAAATCGGTTTTTTTCCTGCTTTTATTGAAAGTTATTTTATTGCATTAGGGGTGTTGCTTGGCGGTTCACTTATTGGTGGTATTGCCTCTTTTTTAACCGGACAGCCTCCTTTAACAGCCGTCTATCGTTTGTCATCACTGCTTAGAATCTGGGCAATAGTGGCGGCAATTGGCGGTACTTTTGATGTTGTTTATACCTTTGAGCGGGGAATTTTAAATGCAGATACGAAGGACTTGTTTAAACAATTATTGTTAATTCTCTCAGCGCTTGGTGGTGCACAGACTGGGGCGCTTATTATCAATTGGCTGACACAGGAGCATATTTCATGATGAGGATCCCCCCCTATTACCGTAGACCATCATGGCAGCGTTTTTTTTCAGGCATGGCGATCGGAGGAGCCATCAGCTGGTGTATTTTTGTATATATTAATGGAGTATGGCAGGAAAGGAATACAAAGCTGATTCGAATGCAGCAGCAGGACATCTCGGATTTGAAAGATAGCATTAAGATTTGGCAGGAAGAATATAAGGCAGCCAATAAACGGAATTTAGAAAAGATCACTGTACAAAATATAAATGTTAAAATCTCGAACTGGGAAAAATACAAGCTCGATGAATTCAGTGTCTTTCAAACAGAAGAATCTGTAAAAGATGATATACAAATGATGCTCGCAAAAGATTTAGAAACAGTAGCGAAGAGTAAAGATCTGTTAAAAAAAATTATTGAAAATAAACCGGTAAAAATTAATGAAAAGCGTTATAAACTTAAAGTGAAGGAAATGGTCATTTATACAACACTTACCATCCAGGTTGACATTCAATTTGATGAATAGGAAATGGCTTTTCGTAGCTGTTTCCTATTCATCATCAAGTGATTTATTGAAGAACTGTATTTAATTCCTTCATTACATCTTCTACTTCATCCCAAGAATAGATCGTAGCACCTGAAGCCAATGGGTGACCGCCGCCGTTGAATTTTCTGGCGACACCGTTAATGACTGGACCTTTAGAGCGAAGTCTTACTCGGATTTGATCCTTTTCTTCGATAAAGAAAACCCATGCCTTAATTCCTTTTACATCTCCAAGGGAACCGACTAAAAGAGAGGCCTCTGAAGGCTTCGCGTTATACTCTTCCAGCAGCTCCTTCGTTAATTTAATAAAGGCAGCACCATTTGGCTGAAACTCGAAATTTTGCAATATGTACCCGTTTAATTTGATAATGTTAGGATCCAACTCATACATTCTGTCAAACAGTTCTGTCCTCGAGAATTCATAATGTATTAATTCACCTGCATAGGTGAATGTTTTTTCTGTTGTACTTGGGAATAAGAATCTTCCAGTATCCCCGACAATACCGGCAAATAACAGTCTTGCTGCTTCATCACACAATTTCAAGCCCCTGTCCTTACCAAACAAGTATAATTCATAAATCATCTCGCTGCATGAGCTTGCCGTTGTATCCACCCACAGTAAGTCCCCATATGGATCCTCATTAGGATGGTGATCAATTTTGATCAGCTTATCCCCTAGAGTATAGCGCTTGTCGCAAACTCTATCAGTATTGGCAGTATCACAAACTATGACCAATGCTCCTTGATAGACATCATCTTCTATCTTATCCAGCTTCCGCATGTATTCGAGTGTTGGCTCATCTTGGCCTACGGCGTAAACCTTTTTATTCGGATACGACTCTTTCAAAATTTCTACCAATCCACATTGGGAACCATAGGCATCCGGATCGGGACGAACATGACGGTGAACGATTATCGTATCATATTGCTCAATTAATTCCAAAATTTTCTCTTTCATAAGCTCTCCTTTTTATCGCTGTCATTAGCCACGTGTGGCTTTTTCCAGTTATTCAAGTTAAAATAATAGAAGATTTTTCTATATCTGGAGGAATGAACATGGCTGTACTTGCTGTTTTAATCGTTCTATCATTTGCCTTTTACT
Above is a genomic segment from Neobacillus endophyticus containing:
- the dnaE gene encoding DNA polymerase III subunit alpha, which codes for MSFIHLQVYSAYSLLTSTASVQDLVQDAGKKGFRALALTDRNVMYGAIEFYKLCRNHQIKPIMGLTVDIAGALDDNGSYPLVLLAENNQGFNNLLKISSAVQTKADNGLPLKWLKSYSEGLIAITPGIDGEIEQAILAGKMDEAREILHKYTAIFGSNRLFMSLQNHQLEQEKNLYKQLYLLSKEMGIPLVATNHVCYLEEEDSFSQECLLAIKNGDKLQDENRKKLGSDQFYLKTTAEMVGLFSELPEALENTLLIADRCHVNIELNKTYLPSYPTENGMPADEYLEMMCHKGLKERFPSPSNEYLERLSYELDVIKRMKFSNYFLIVWDFMRYARSRGILTGPGRGSAAGSLVAYVLYITDVDPLEHHLLFERFLNPERISMPDIDIDFPDFRRDEVIEYVVNKYGPLHVAQIITFGTLASKAALRDVGRVFGLNTKELEQLSKLVPSRLGISLKDAARESEGLKSFIQESPFNRRLFETALKLEGLPRHTSTHAAGVVISEKPLIELVPIQQGSNHVYLTQYSMEYLEELGLLKMDFLGLRNLSLLESIISSIYRKTGKRLDIANIPLDDEKTFDLLVRGETSGIFQLESEGMRKVLIKLKPSRFEDIVAVNALYRPGPMENIPLFIDRKHGRKKIEYPHPDLKPILENSYGVIVYQEQIMQIASKMAGFSLGEADLLRRAVGKKQKEVLDKEREHFVKGALHKGYTTTLANEIYDLIVRFANYGFNRSHAVAYSMIAYQLAYLKANFPLYFMAGLLTSAIGNEQKISQYIMEAKQKEITILPPSVNQSSYAFEVEKEGIRYSLAAIRSVGAQALKEIIQARKTRKFTDLFDFCIRVSSKAINRKTLEYLVHSGSFDEFGEDRATLLASLDVAIEHAQIFKPEDGNQIDLFEEDLIPKPKYVTVDLISQENKLHFEKEALGIYLSDHPISIYEKDLKRSGAQVLFQLNADGERVSTGVYVAALKAIRTKKGESMAFLTISDSSGEMEAVAFPNVYRKYSVFLQQGKFALLEGKIEEREGNLQFIIQQVSEMDDWLKTKLSQPPVLYLRIPSDKQDENALQHINRLLRKHKGRAAVVLHYESTRKTIKLGAEQYIHPMPELLEQLRDFLGPSNVVLKE
- a CDS encoding YtrH family sporulation protein, which produces MKEIGFFPAFIESYFIALGVLLGGSLIGGIASFLTGQPPLTAVYRLSSLLRIWAIVAAIGGTFDVVYTFERGILNADTKDLFKQLLLILSALGGAQTGALIINWLTQEHIS
- the ytrI gene encoding sporulation membrane protein YtrI yields the protein MMRIPPYYRRPSWQRFFSGMAIGGAISWCIFVYINGVWQERNTKLIRMQQQDISDLKDSIKIWQEEYKAANKRNLEKITVQNINVKISNWEKYKLDEFSVFQTEESVKDDIQMMLAKDLETVAKSKDLLKKIIENKPVKINEKRYKLKVKEMVIYTTLTIQVDIQFDE
- a CDS encoding DHH family phosphoesterase, coding for MKEKILELIEQYDTIIVHRHVRPDPDAYGSQCGLVEILKESYPNKKVYAVGQDEPTLEYMRKLDKIEDDVYQGALVIVCDTANTDRVCDKRYTLGDKLIKIDHHPNEDPYGDLLWVDTTASSCSEMIYELYLFGKDRGLKLCDEAARLLFAGIVGDTGRFLFPSTTEKTFTYAGELIHYEFSRTELFDRMYELDPNIIKLNGYILQNFEFQPNGAAFIKLTKELLEEYNAKPSEASLLVGSLGDVKGIKAWVFFIEEKDQIRVRLRSKGPVINGVARKFNGGGHPLASGATIYSWDEVEDVMKELNTVLQ